The genomic DNA GATCCATTACAAACACCCGTCATGTTGTCTGGCATGAGAATCATTGAGGCCGCCGCAACCGGCGCGGATGCCAAAACAGTTGCTGTTCCGGCCGCCATGACTCCCAACCCGGCCAGTGCCCGACCGCCGAGCCCCACCAGGCCGCGGGCAATTCCCCGACGAGCAAATACCTGCTCCACCGTCTGCCCCCCCTTTAAAGCCATGTATCTGGCGCCCTCAGTATTAAGACTCAGACGTCCCAGCTGTTCAGTGGCAAATCCCATTTCACCAGCCAGAGCTCTGAAATCACCGAAAATAAAAAACCGTCGATCCAAGTTCTCTGTCATAGTCAACATCAGCTCCCGCGCCTGAGCGCCATTGATGATGGCCCCGCGCTGAGCGACTGTCTTAGCCACGCCACTTAGTAAGCGATGCTTGGAGGCAGCGATATTTGTTGTTCGGCTGGCAACACTCAGGCGGCTCTGCAAGCCGGGAATTTTATTGAGAGCATCTCGCATTCTGGAGCTACATTCGACTTTTCGCGATTGGCACAATTTCCATAACTCGTCCGCCGACTGGCCGAAACTCTCTGGAGCCTGGCCAATTAGAACATCCAGTTGTTTGGTTACCAACTGGGGACCTTTTTTATAATTGGCAATCTCTTGTGCTGATGTAGTGTGTTTGATGCCTCGCTGAACCTCTTCCGTAAAATTAGTGCCTATGAATTCACGGATCTCCATGGCTGCAATCCGCGCCGCCGATTCATCACTGGAACCAAGAGCGGCCACGTACTCGGCTCTCAACCGGGTGGCTCGGTCTTTGAGAAACTGATTCCAACCATCGGCTAGGGCCTTGCGATCCGTGGCCAGATGCTGCTCGATCTTTCCCAATCCCAGGTTGTTGGCGCTGCTGTCTCCAATCGAGGCCTTCACCGCCCGCAATTCATCATCGACCACCTGTTGCACACCCTTGAGTTCCCCCTCAATCGCCTTCAACTCACTGTTGGCTTTGACAAACTCCGCCTGGTGGAAGTTAGCTCCTGTCTTCGCCATATTCTCCATCCTCATTCGCGAGGCATTGGACATATGACAGCCATTTAAAGCATGAGAACGGGGAAAAATCAGATCGACAATTACCTCCGGATCGAGGACGTCCAGAAAGGCATGAAGATAACCCCTCTCACTCTGACTTGGATGTCTTGCCTGACAAGTGATGGCTGGTTTGGGCCCATGAGCGTCTCGATGGGCCTGAACACCTTTTGCGCCTCCATAAAGCGTTCCCATGCCCAGGGTTCCAGTGATCATCATGCAATCCGATGGCTCCAAAAGCTGACAGGACAGCTGGTTGTTCAGCTCCGTCACCATTTTTTTATATTCCGGAAAATTCTCTGCATCCTGGCACCAGCGGTCGTTCCCCTGAGCGTACTCAGGCCCGGCTGCATTAATCAAATGGGCCTGCCCAAACACGAATGAAGCCAGAATCAGAATCCTCAAAAATGGCATCACAACCAAGCCCCCACCTGACGGCACTGAGATTTATCAGACTTTCGAGTCGACCATTTTTTTTCAAGGCGCCCACCCAAGCATTCTCCTACTTTTTGGCTCCAGTAGACGGCTTCATGATCGGATCTAAAGGTTTTCGGCATCCTCATATTGGCCCGACATATACTGAGTTGCTCTTTGGCCTCCTTTTCACACTCCCTAACAACGACCTTGAAACAGGTTTGAAAGTAGCCTTCTTGCTCACAAACGCCCCCGATCAAGCCTGGATAGACTTTCTTTTGCCAGACTTTGACCTTTATCTTTTCCGTCTGGGCCGCCGACACCTTATATTTTTTTGGCTTGTAACGATTGTAGGCTTGCGCACTCCAAGTCAGCACGAACCCCAATAAAATGAACACCAACACAGGCTTCACGAGCAACCTCTCTCACTCATAGAAAAGCAAAAGCTTATTGCATAATGTTATCTGGAATCGACTGGAATTAGGAGACACGCCCTCTTAAACCAGACGAGCCTTTCACCTGGTTTTGCATGAGGTCAGCTAGATCCAAAGCCCATCCTTCATGCGACAGACCCGAGGGAAGCGCTTGGCGAACTCCTGATCGTGGGAAACCACGACCAAAGTGAGGCCCATGCGGTCTTTAAGCTCAAAAAACAAGTCCTGAATACGACCACTGTTTTTGGTATCCAGATTTCCGGTCGGCTCATCTGCGAGAAGAATTTCAGGCTCATTCAACAGGGCTCTAGCGATGGCGACTCGCTGTTGCTCTCCACCACTCAACTCAGAAGGATAGTGACTTTTCCGATCAATCAGTCCCATTCCTGCCAATAGTTCCTCAGCCCTCTCCCGGGCCATTCGCGGATTCATACCACCAATGCGGGCGGGCATGGTGACATTTTCCAGAGCGGTAAACTCACTCATTAAGTGGTGAAACTGAAAGACAAAGCCCAGTTTTTCATTCCGAAACTTCGCCAACTGATCATCCGATTGGCGAAACAGATCCTTCCCCTGATAAAGAACTGTACCAAGAGTTGGACGATCCAAAGTCCCCATTATGTGCAACAGGGTGCTCTTTCCCGCCCCACTGGCGCCAACAATGCAAACCGCCTCACCCTTATCAATATTGAGATCCAAACCCTTGAGGATTTCCAAACGCGAGCCACCCATGGGAAATGACTTGTAAACACCGCGGGCTGATAACAAGGGTAACTGACTATTCATAACGAAGCCCCTCCACTGGTGCTAACTTGGCTCCCCTTCTGGCCGGAGCCAGGGTGGCTAGAAAACAAATAAACAAGGATGCAGCAAAAATAGCCGAGATATCCGTCCAACGAAATTCAACGTCCACCCGCTCTAACTTATACACCTCACCGGGAAGAAGCCCCCACTTCTGTTCGGCATAGACAAAGCCGTAACAAAGAGCCACGCCCAGGACCACGCCAATCAATGAACCAATAAACCCAATCAATAACCCCTGGGCGGTGAATAGTTTAACTACAAATCCCCGATTGGCTCCCAGTGTTTTTAAAATACTAATGTCTCCAAAACGCCTAAGCACACTCACAAACAAAGTGCTGGATATATTAAAGCAGGCTGCAATCACCATAATCAGCAAAACAAAAAAGATTACAACCTTTTCCAGTTTGACCGCCTCAAAAAGGTTACGATTAACATCCTCCCAATCCCTAGTCCAAAACGCATGACCGAGACGCTGACTCAAAACAAAAGCAGCCTCTTTGGCCTTTTCATCTTTGTCCAGCCGCAGGCGGTAACCCATGACCTGATCACCAATCTGGGCAAAATCCTGGGCCGCCCGGATGTGGGTCAATACAAAACGCTGATTCCAATCATGACGACCCAAATCCAAAATACCACGGACATAAAACTTTTTTAGGCGAGGTCTGAAGCTCGCATTGTCATACTCCTTGGCCACTGGCATAACGGCCTTGAAGACATCCCCTATCTTAAGACCAAACTTCTTGGCCAGCCCCTTGCCAACCAAGCCAGCTTGAATTCCATCCTCCCTCGGCCCGAACGCAAACTCACCTTCCCGCAGCCGCTGTTTCAGTCGCAAGACACGCTCATAAGTGTCAGGATCTACACCTTGAACAACGACTCCGGACAATTTCTTGTTGTGGGCAACAACAGCTTCCAGATAAACAAATGGCGTCTCAGCAATGATTGCTGGAACCTGGTCTCTAACTTCCTTTAGGAAAGTTTCGTCATCCGTCAGTGGGCCCCCTCTTTTCATCACCAAAACATGTCCCACCGAATCAATAACCGAGTTTTTTAAAGTGGTTTCAAAACCACTCACCACCGCCATGGCCACGACCAAGGATGCCACGCCGATAACCATTCCGAATATACTTAATGAAGTGGTGAGGTTCAGAAATCTCTGTCCCGAACGCAAGAATCTCCACACCAGCCAAACCTGATACACTAAGAACCACCTGCTGCCTGCTGGGCCTGTTGCTTTAGATAGGATTCAATAAACTGATCCAAATCCCCGTCGAGAACTCGGTCGGGATTGCCCGATTCGGTTTCTGTTCTAAGGTCTTTCACCATTTTGTAGGGATGCAGAACATAGGAGCGAATTTGACTGCCCCACTCGTTGTCCATCTTTGTACCTTCCAGAGCCTGCTTTTCCTCTCGGCGTTTTTCCATCTCCCTTTCATAAAGAGCCGCCCGCATCATTTTATAGGCTTTGTCCCTGTTGGAAATCTGGCTACGCTCACTCTGGCACTGAACAACCACACCAGTTGGTAAGTGAGTCATCCGAACTGCTGAATCCGTCCGGTTGACGTGCTGTCCACCCGCCCCACTAGCTCGATAGGTGTCGATACGGAGATCTTCGGACTTGATTTCAATCTCAATTTCGTCATCCACCTCTGGCCATGCAAAAACCGAGGCAAAGCTGGTATGGCGTCGGGCATTGGAGTCAAAGGGGCTTATGCGTACCAGCCGATGCACTCCCGATTCAGCCTTCAAATGTCCATAGGCATAGGGACCTTCGATCAAAAGGGTCACTGATTTTATTCCCGCCTCTTCACCTTCGGTCATTTCCAAAACTTCGACCTTGTAGTCCTGCTTTTCTGAGTAGCGGGTATACATACGCAGCAAAATACCAGCCCAATCACAGGCCTCAGTTCCACCCGCACCTGAATTGATGGACAGATAGGAGCTATTGGCATCGGTTTCGCCACTGAGTAAAACCTTTAGCTCCAGTTCGCCAACGATCGCCTCCATAGTGGAGACCTCTTTCGTGACCTCTTGAAAGGAAGCCTCGTCCTTTTCCTCGACAGCCATTTCGAGGAGGACTTCACTGTCCTCTACCTTTTGGTTGAGAACCTCCCAATCCTGAACGGACTTCTCCAGGAGAACTCTCTCCTTGTTGATTTTCTGCATTTCGCTGTGATTGTTCCAGACGTCCGGGTTTTGAGCCTGCTGCTCTAATTCCTCAAGCCGTTTTCGTTTGCTGAGGATGTCAAAGATACCCCCGAAGGTCGAGGGTTTTACCCTTGAGGTCTTTTAATTGGGATTTTACTTCAGCTAACTGGGTCTCCATCGACATGACCGGCTCCTTCAATACGCTGGAGCCTACGTTAGCAAACCAGGGCAGGTCAGGCAATCATTTCGACTAACCTCTCCGAGCCCAATAGGATTTCCATATCGAATCCTGGAGGTCAAACATCCTTTGGGCTTCCGTTTCATTGCCTTCGTGATCATAGCCCAATAGGTGGAGGAACCCGTGGAGAAGGAGATAGGATAGCTCCTCGCGAACTGTCAGGCCATGTTCTTTGGCCTGTCGACGAACCACATCAAGGCACAGGACCAACTCACCAAAGGAGTCGGAGTCTAGGCTTTCAAAACTCAAAACGTCAGTGGCGTAGTCCTTTTTTCGATACTGAAAATTCAGGGCCCTGGCCTGCCTCTCGTCGGCGAAAACCACAACAAGCTCTCGGGACTCGCCACCGAGACCAACTTTTCTTCGCTTTAGGCTTCTCGCAAATGACGTTAGGCTGGACTCTACAAACTTTCGCGGGACGGGACTTTTACCCTGATTAAGGACGAGAACGGTCATGCCGAAGTCATGCCCTTCTTGTCCCCCTTTTGTTTTCCATCTCGCAACTTATAAGGATTGGACTGGCTCATGTTGAGGTGAGGGTAATCGATCCGCTGGTGATAAATACCCAACAGAATCCTACGGAATGCCAACTCGATCACTGATAGGTCTGCCAAAGTTAAATTACACTCGTTCAGCTGACCATCCAAAAATTTGGCCTGAATGATATTTTTGACAATGTTTTGTAATCGGGCTGTGGTTGGTTCATCCAGAGAGCGGGCGGCGGCCTCAATGCTATCAGCCAACATGACTAAGGCTGCCTCACGAAACTGTGGCTTTGGCCCGGGGTACCTGAAGTCATCCTCAATCACTTGGTCAATATCCTGATCGGCCTCATCGAGGGCCTTATTGTAGAAGAAGGAAATCAAGGTTGTCCCATGGTGCTGAAGGACCCCATCGATGATCGGCTTACCCAGCTTATGGCGTAATCCCATTTCCACCCCATCCTTAACGTGAGCTATCAAAATGGTTTTCGACATATAGGGTGAAATGTGATCGTGGGGATTATGCCCTGGTCTTTGATTTTCAATAAAATACTGGGCATGCGGAACCTTACCTATGTCATGATAATAAGCCATGACCTTCGCCAGAAGAGCATTGGCACCAATCTCATTGGCTGCTGCCTCGACCATGCTGCCAACAACCAGGGAGTGATGATAAGTTCCTGGAGCTTTGACAATCATTTCCTGCATCAGGGGGTGATTGAGGTTGCTGAGCTCCAACAGCTTCACATCAGTCACATAATTAAAAGCACTCTCCAGTAGAGGCACCAACATCATTGCTACCATAGATGACAATAAACCTCCCAAAAAGCCTGCTGGCACGTTCCATATGAGATCGTTCCACAGGTCGGGAGTTCCCATTCCCTGCATGACCGTCACCAAACAAATGACCAGAGAATTGACGGCGCCAGTGCGGACTCCGGCAAAGTAAATGTCGTTTCGTTTCTTACATGAATAAACTCCTCTGGCCGCAGCAATTCCTCCAATCATCGAAACCAACAGAAAGCCAAAGTTGAAATCCACCATAACGGCCCCTGCCGTAGCCAGGAAGGCTGTAAACAGCCACACGACCTCACCAGAGTTAATCAACAGACCGACCAACATTGGGCCAGCCGCAATCGGGGCCGCGAACAAAAACACAGTTGCTGGTATGAGGTTTCCATACTTCACCACGAAGGCCGCATCAGTCATAAACAGAAAAATCTTGGTAATCAAAATCACCAAGACCGTCACCAGACCCATGACCGCCAAATCCTTATTCTCGACCCGCACCCGGTTAAGTGTGAACCGCCGTGTATAGGAGAAAAAAACCAACATCAAGGTCATGAATAGGAGGGCAGAAACCAGGGATACGAAGTCAGAACGTCGGTCTGACTTAAGATTGCGAATTTCCTCCAATAGGGTCACATGAATCGGCTGGACAATCGCCCCAGAGGCCACAACAGTCTGATTCTTTGCAATCGACAACTGAACCGGTAAAACTGCCAATCGAGCTTTGTCTTTGCGGTCAGCAGTTTCCTGACGGTTAAACGTCAGGTTCGGGCCTCGAAGTTGCTTCGCAAATGCGCCTAGCTGCTTCCGATCTGTTGGCGATAGCTTTCCTTCGCCAGGCACGCCTTCAAATGTGAAATTCTTGCGCTCTCGCAGAGATTTAAGTTCCCCACGCACGGCTGTGTACTCTTCCTCCCCACTGCCGCGATCAATCACCCTCACGATCAGGGGGGAGTCCACGCCAGGAAGCAGGTTGCCTGACCCATCAAAAATTCTGAACGAGGACCACTTGGCAATGGCCTCGATCAAAATATTCTCCAGCCTGGCACTAAATCTTTTTTCAATGAGCCACTTAAAGACCGAGTCAGTTACTGGAGTCCCAAGCTCCTGCTCAAAGACCTTTTTGTGCTGCATAAAATCAATTACCGCTTCTGCGTGTTTTCCCTCAGCCTCCGGCCAGGGCGCCTGCTTCACCATCTGGCGCATTTTTCGCCAGGATTTGTAGACATTGTGGGTCAGGTTTTCATAGACATTGGGATCAAAATCAAAGACCGGAGGCACGCTTTGTTCCGCCTCACGACGCTTTGTTTCGGTGGCCACCTCATCGACAATCTGAAAGCTAATTGGAGATTTAATGTCTGAGCTGGCAATATCACCAACCTGGACAAAGTAGGGAAAATCAATATCCCAAAACAACAAAAAACTGAGGAAGAGCATGAACAAAAATAAAACGGAAAGCCGGCGAACCTGAAATTTCTCATCCAAAAAGTGAATGATTCTTCCAAGATTAGTCTGCTCAAATCCGAGATTATTTACCCACTCCAAAAACCGACGTGAATGGTCGATGTATTTCGTGCGGGAGTGAATGCCGTTTTTACGCTTATCCTTGACCAATGTCTTCGATTTCCTTAGTAAATCTCCTAAATATTTTTCGGCATTTTGCGGGTAAAAAGGAAGAATCTCACACCCTTCCTGGCAAAACCCGACCAAAAGATAGGACAATTTGCAGGGAATGTCGATGGGAGGAAGAGGAATGCCACAAGCACCTGAAAATTATCGTGAATTCAGTTCACTGGTGAGCATTGTCACTGCTCTGCGCGGTCCAGATGGTTGCCCCTGGGACAAGGAGCAAACCCACAAATCCCTGACCCGCTTCGCCATTGAAGAGGCCCATGAGCTGGCCGAGGCCATAGACCGGGACGACAACCAGGAGATTTGCGAGGAGTTGGGTGACCTACTCCTGCAAGTTGTCCTCCATGCGGAAATAGCCCGCCAAGAGGGTCGATTTGACATGGCCGATGTCATTGCCGGTATTGGTGAGAAGATGGTCCGCCGCCACCCCCACGTTTTTGCTGATGTCAAAGTAAAGGATAGCGACGAGGTATTGGATAATTGGGGCAAGATTAAAGCAAAAGAAAAAGGGAATGAGGATGACTTCATTCGCTTTAATCTACCTGCTGGCCTACCCGCCTTGATCGGAGCTCACAAGATTGGTGAAAAAACCAAGAAGTGGCATTTCGATTGGGACCGGCCGGAGGATGTTCTCGCCAAGGTAGAAGAGGAAATTGCAGAACTTAAAGAGGCCTTGGCAACTCGGAACTCCGCTGAAATCGAACATGAATTGGGAGATTTGTTTTTTAGCCTTGCTCAACTGAGCCGTCACCTCAACACCGAGAGTGAGCAAGTGCTTAGAACCACGAACGCCCGCTTTGAAAAACGATTTGTTCAAATGCAGGAGTTCTGTCGGCAAGATGGAAAGGACTTCGCGCAGCTCGATAGCGAACAGATGGAAGAGTACTGGATCAGGGCAAAAGAGCATCTCAAGGCCGACGAACCTGACTGAGAGCGCACTTGTTCAGATGTCAAGAGTCTGGTCACCATAACTTTTTGATTCAAGTTGGTATACAGTTTTGAGACTCGCGGATTTATTGAGGATTTTAGCCGTTTTTCTAGGTATTAGACGTATCAAAGTGAGATTTTCACCTTTTTGACACATTCCCTTAATTGGCCTAGTCCTTGCTCTTTTAGTTCTTGTGCGGAGGGGGATATGAAAAGAGCATTTGACCACCTGATTTTTGGTGTCCTTGTAATTTCCTGTATGAGCCTCGTCGTCTGTTCACTGGAAGCTTACAGCCAACAGTCCGGACAACGTACTGAGTTCGTCTCTACTGATGGAAAAAAGAAGAAGAAAAAAGGCAGTGGTTCCATTTCTAACTACGCCGAACGCTACAACCAGTCACCTGGCAGTACTGGCGACGGCAGCGGCGATGTGATGGCAAATGAAGGAACCAATATTTTTGCCGTACCCGTACCGGTTTTTCCTCCCGGCGGAGGCACCCCTGGCGGCGGTGGTGGCGGCAATGGTCGCCTTTCACCTGGCTACCTACCTACTGGTGGCACTCCCGGCACCCAGTGATTCTCAGATATTTGGGTCTGGCCATGACCAGACCCAAAACGATCTTAGCACTTACTTCACAACAGTCGACTTTAAGACATAACCTTTTGGGATGACCACAGTAATGTTCACTTCCCGATCAAGGTTACGGTTGCTAAAGGCCTTTACAAAAAATGGCTTGGAGCTCACAACCGCTTTGTAGGGATTTGGAATCGGACAGAACATCTCCGTCGTCATCACGTATCCATCGGCAAAATACTTATCGTACCAGCCGTTACCGTTGCCCCCGACAAATGTGAAATCCGCATCCATCGAGCGCTGGTTACAGTCATCGACCAATACTTCAACTTCGAGGGTCAGGTTTACTCCCTGAACTCCCTGGGCCGTCACTTGTTTCATGACGTATTCACGGTTGGTATCTGTAACTGAATGACTAAATGCCATTGCGCTGGCTGAAAGAACGAGAGCCATAGCGGCTACAACTGTTTTCATAATCTCCCCCTTTGCTGAAAACAGGGGAAGACCTAACGGCTAGACTCCATTTGGACAAAAGAAAACGATATTTGAAATTGTTACCTGGCAGGCACTGTTAAGGTTGTGTTGGTCGCCGAAATCTGCGCCGCAGAAGGCCAATGACTTTTTCGGCTTCCGACACTTTCATTTTGGCGCTAATGCCCAAATACAAAAACACTGCTGGCAGAACAGTTGCGATCAGGATCACTGCACGAGTCAAACTTCGCCCCTCTGGCCAGACGGCCAACAACAAGTCCTGCACCACCCACACCCAAACAGCCATAGCGGCAAGACCGGGAAGCCATCGCCAACCCACACTTATGATATCTTTAACACCCAGCGGTCCTATCATCGCGCGGTAGCAAAGGGACAAGACCATCACATTGAAAAAACCTGACAGAGTTGTCGCCCCGACCAAACCCAACAGCCCATAGCGGTCCGTACTCCAAAGGGCCACGAATACATGAAAAACCAAAGTGACGGCCGACACTGTTGCCGGGAGCCAGGTATTCTTGCGCGCGTAAAAGCTGGGAACTAAAACACGGCTAAAGCTCGAAGCCATGAGCAACAAAGCGTAGATTTGAATGATATTTGCCGTGATCACCGCGTCTGAACGCAAAAACTGACCTCTCATGAACAAAGCCTCGGACAAGGTCTGGGCAATCAAGAACAAGCCAACCGCACTAGGCAAAGTTAAAAACAACAAGAGCTGGAGGTGTTCCCGAGCCGTGTTTAGCATTTCGTCTAGCTTTTTTTCTGCATGCAATTGGGAGAGGGTGGGCAAAAGGGCGGCACCCAAACTGACCGCAATCAGCGATTGGGGCAATTCCAATATGCGATCACCCCAGTAAATGTAGGAGTGGGAGCCTTCCGGCAGGCGACTGGCCAGATTGACATTTACCAGGCTCATGAGTTGCAGCACCCCCAGGCCGACAACTCCAGGTACCATATTGACCAAAACT from Pseudobdellovibrionaceae bacterium includes the following:
- the mazG gene encoding nucleoside triphosphate pyrophosphohydrolase, with amino-acid sequence MPQAPENYREFSSLVSIVTALRGPDGCPWDKEQTHKSLTRFAIEEAHELAEAIDRDDNQEICEELGDLLLQVVLHAEIARQEGRFDMADVIAGIGEKMVRRHPHVFADVKVKDSDEVLDNWGKIKAKEKGNEDDFIRFNLPAGLPALIGAHKIGEKTKKWHFDWDRPEDVLAKVEEEIAELKEALATRNSAEIEHELGDLFFSLAQLSRHLNTESEQVLRTTNARFEKRFVQMQEFCRQDGKDFAQLDSEQMEEYWIRAKEHLKADEPD
- a CDS encoding HDIG domain-containing protein codes for the protein MVKDKRKNGIHSRTKYIDHSRRFLEWVNNLGFEQTNLGRIIHFLDEKFQVRRLSVLFLFMLFLSFLLFWDIDFPYFVQVGDIASSDIKSPISFQIVDEVATETKRREAEQSVPPVFDFDPNVYENLTHNVYKSWRKMRQMVKQAPWPEAEGKHAEAVIDFMQHKKVFEQELGTPVTDSVFKWLIEKRFSARLENILIEAIAKWSSFRIFDGSGNLLPGVDSPLIVRVIDRGSGEEEYTAVRGELKSLRERKNFTFEGVPGEGKLSPTDRKQLGAFAKQLRGPNLTFNRQETADRKDKARLAVLPVQLSIAKNQTVVASGAIVQPIHVTLLEEIRNLKSDRRSDFVSLVSALLFMTLMLVFFSYTRRFTLNRVRVENKDLAVMGLVTVLVILITKIFLFMTDAAFVVKYGNLIPATVFLFAAPIAAGPMLVGLLINSGEVVWLFTAFLATAGAVMVDFNFGFLLVSMIGGIAAARGVYSCKKRNDIYFAGVRTGAVNSLVICLVTVMQGMGTPDLWNDLIWNVPAGFLGGLLSSMVAMMLVPLLESAFNYVTDVKLLELSNLNHPLMQEMIVKAPGTYHHSLVVGSMVEAAANEIGANALLAKVMAYYHDIGKVPHAQYFIENQRPGHNPHDHISPYMSKTILIAHVKDGVEMGLRHKLGKPIIDGVLQHHGTTLISFFYNKALDEADQDIDQVIEDDFRYPGPKPQFREAALVMLADSIEAAARSLDEPTTARLQNIVKNIIQAKFLDGQLNECNLTLADLSVIELAFRRILLGIYHQRIDYPHLNMSQSNPYKLRDGKQKGDKKGMTSA
- the ybeY gene encoding rRNA maturation RNase YbeY, which encodes MTVLVLNQGKSPVPRKFVESSLTSFARSLKRRKVGLGGESRELVVVFADERQARALNFQYRKKDYATDVLSFESLDSDSFGELVLCLDVVRRQAKEHGLTVREELSYLLLHGFLHLLGYDHEGNETEAQRMFDLQDSIWKSYWARRG
- a CDS encoding ABC transporter permease; the protein is MYQVWLVWRFLRSGQRFLNLTTSLSIFGMVIGVASLVVAMAVVSGFETTLKNSVIDSVGHVLVMKRGGPLTDDETFLKEVRDQVPAIIAETPFVYLEAVVAHNKKLSGVVVQGVDPDTYERVLRLKQRLREGEFAFGPREDGIQAGLVGKGLAKKFGLKIGDVFKAVMPVAKEYDNASFRPRLKKFYVRGILDLGRHDWNQRFVLTHIRAAQDFAQIGDQVMGYRLRLDKDEKAKEAAFVLSQRLGHAFWTRDWEDVNRNLFEAVKLEKVVIFFVLLIMVIAACFNISSTLFVSVLRRFGDISILKTLGANRGFVVKLFTAQGLLIGFIGSLIGVVLGVALCYGFVYAEQKWGLLPGEVYKLERVDVEFRWTDISAIFAASLFICFLATLAPARRGAKLAPVEGLRYE
- a CDS encoding ABC transporter ATP-binding protein, whose product is MNSQLPLLSARGVYKSFPMGGSRLEILKGLDLNIDKGEAVCIVGASGAGKSTLLHIMGTLDRPTLGTVLYQGKDLFRQSDDQLAKFRNEKLGFVFQFHHLMSEFTALENVTMPARIGGMNPRMARERAEELLAGMGLIDRKSHYPSELSGGEQQRVAIARALLNEPEILLADEPTGNLDTKNSGRIQDLFFELKDRMGLTLVVVSHDQEFAKRFPRVCRMKDGLWI
- the prfB gene encoding peptide chain release factor 2; this encodes MFDILSKRKRLEELEQQAQNPDVWNNHSEMQKINKERVLLEKSVQDWEVLNQKVEDSEVLLEMAVEEKDEASFQEVTKEVSTMEAIVGELELKVLLSGETDANSSYLSINSGAGGTEACDWAGILLRMYTRYSEKQDYKVEVLEMTEGEEAGIKSVTLLIEGPYAYGHLKAESGVHRLVRISPFDSNARRHTSFASVFAWPEVDDEIEIEIKSEDLRIDTYRASGAGGQHVNRTDSAVRMTHLPTGVVVQCQSERSQISNRDKAYKMMRAALYEREMEKRREEKQALEGTKMDNEWGSQIRSYVLHPYKMVKDLRTETESGNPDRVLDGDLDQFIESYLKQQAQQAAGGS
- the murJ gene encoding murein biosynthesis integral membrane protein MurJ, which gives rise to MEKTQQKQSVVRSAAAMSLGTLSSRVLGVVRDVLLAAFFSRTVTDAFVVAFRLPNMFRRLLGEGSLSVSFIPIYIERRTPQQGQGEEAALKSAQDLASGILTLLVIVAGVLSALGVIFMKELMALLVGGDGFLAVDGKLEITIYLGRIMFGYLFLVTLYAYYMAIANAWKKFLVPAMAPALFNLVFILFALVPDGLLGFEPGEYLAWGVLVGGVVQMALVGHLLWKMGILPRLRWRPWSVGGVKRVLVNMVPGVVGLGVLQLMSLVNVNLASRLPEGSHSYIYWGDRILELPQSLIAVSLGAALLPTLSQLHAEKKLDEMLNTAREHLQLLLFLTLPSAVGLFLIAQTLSEALFMRGQFLRSDAVITANIIQIYALLLMASSFSRVLVPSFYARKNTWLPATVSAVTLVFHVFVALWSTDRYGLLGLVGATTLSGFFNVMVLSLCYRAMIGPLGVKDIISVGWRWLPGLAAMAVWVWVVQDLLLAVWPEGRSLTRAVILIATVLPAVFLYLGISAKMKVSEAEKVIGLLRRRFRRPTQP